gaaaagtttttcactctttgtatacattatgctgcttctaagaataacaaaattagacaaataagatctaaattcacaaaactcattttatttaaaaatcaataacatatattatatatataggtatatataaagatcagcagagttaatttttttattactattatgccaggtgctttaaatgtttattcaatactttattgtttaaattttaatacacaattttacattatatataattttatattttggcactttttccaatgcttttcaattccctttcattcttttttcacattcacttacatttcccttttctttttccctaaccttaccgagagtttcgttacctttactgtacccccacgcgcgtcattagacaaagacaaaatagtggtccaaagcaggctatctctttctagtttttcacgcgagaactttacccccactcctcgaatgctcggtctatagatcctatgtctatgacATGTACTACGATGTCAATATACATACACAGATTAAACTTCAGAAAGTACGACGTTTAAATGTTGGTACACTTGGCGATAAGAGCGCCAAATGAGCGTACacaaacttcaaattttttctatcctAACGGTTTTTTCACGATTCATTGATTCGTCTTGTCGCTATTTATGCGAGCGTAGTAGGGACGAGGCACGAATACTGAAACGTCGGAGCGAATAAACAGCAGATACAaatgaattgactcaccgttcgtcACTGGTCGCTCCGTCCAGTTCCGTCCTGCTCCGTCTCGGCCGCAGCTCTCGACCGCAGCTTCGGGATGCAAGACCTtcctcacgacgattcgtcttgattcacactttGCACAAACGCGCGACCCTTCGTTTTCGGTATTCTCGAAACACTCCCGATACTCACGCGCGTCGAAAACTCGGGATgtgaggcaacggagaagatgcgaaacacgattgaatgCGTCACGACTTCACATCATGCTGACCATGCATCGTATGAATCGTATCCAACACGACGGATGTTGGCAAGAAACGCCCGACACTTCACTTCACTCTCAAGACTTCACGGCACTCTCGAAAACACTCGCTCGCATtaaaaactcgtacgggacgacgaggatgcgagttgaaatgcgccgcgacctCCAGCCatgctccctaaccgaccgactgctgctactgcgtagcggcgaGCGGCGACGGTAGCGGCGCAGCGGCGCGCAGTCGCCAGTCACGTGAGTTTAcgtcacgccgctacgcagtggTAGCAGTCGGTCGGTAGGGTGTGAACCCATGGAGCGGAATAGCGTAACGCGCAACAAGAACGGAACTACGTGCGTTCCGCGTTACGCAGTTTTCATTACGctgtttttaattctctttatcTCCATGGAGCGGAACGAGCACATCGCAACATCAGTCGTCAGTCGTCAGTCGTCAGTCGGATACGATGCATGGTGCGAAGTTATGTCGCGTTCAACcgtgtttcgcatcttctccgttgctTCGTATTCCGAGTTTTTAACGCCCGTGAGTACTGGGAGTGTTTCGAGAGAAACCCGAAAACGATGGGTCACGCGTTCGTGCTAagtgaatcaagacgaatcgtcgtaAGGAGAATCTTGGACCTCAAACGTTTGAGAGCTGCGGGCGAGACGGAGCTGGATGGAGCAATCAACGGCGAATGATGAGTCAATTCATttgtatctactgtttattcgccCCTTGTCGTTATTGCGCTCGTGCATAAATCGCAACAAGACGATGAATCACGCAAAAATCGTTAGGCTAGGTTACACTACACAATCTAGTTACACTAGCACTAGTTACAAGTTAGCACAAAACTAGTTACACTAGCACAATATACATTTGTAACAAAGAGCTACTCTAATAAAGAACACGTGAACATATAACGTGCAATtatttgtggaaccttctgatACCATAAACTAACCCACaaattggtgaccccgacgtgatccaAAATCAGCACCATGACAGAGGCACATGGTAGTGACACCAACGCAACAGAGGAACGTCCGCACATCCACCGAGTAGCACTCAAAATACCTCCTTTTTGGGCCGACGAGCCCGAACTATGGTTTGCTCAGCTGGAAGGCCAGTTTATGCTAGGAGGCATAACGCAAGACAGTACGAAATACGCTTACGTATTATCACACATCGAAACAAAGCACGCCAAGGAAATCAAGGATCTAATTACGAAGCCCCCTGCGGAGAACAAgtacgaaaatttaaaaaaagcccTCATACAAAGACTATCGATTTCGCAAGAGCAACAGATCCGACAGCTACTAGAACACGAAGAGGTAGGGGATCGTAGGCCGTCACAATTTCTACGACACCTACAAGCCCTTGCAAACTCCGCCATCCCAGACCAGCTACTACGAACCCTGTGGATGGGCAGACTGCCGTCACAACTGCAAGCCATTTTAGCTACCCGAACGGCAGATGATCTTGAGGCAGTAACCGAGCAGGCCGACCGCATTCACGAGGTCGCCAACAGAGCTACAGGAGTCGCTAGCCTACAATCTGCAACTCCAACGCTCGAACAATAAATCAAAGAACTCAGTAAACAAGTAGCAAGTCTAAGCGGGCGATTGTCACGGTCAACGGAGAAAAGCCAGAAACGTGACCGTTCCCAGAGCTGCAGCAAAAAGAAAACGGAAGAGGGTAACGAGTGCTTCTACCACAGGCGATTCAAAGACAAAGCTAAGAAGTGCACACAACCGTGCGAGTTCAAGAAAAGTGAGGAAAACTAGATGGGCAGTCGTTGGTAGCGGCAAACGGCTCCAGCCCGAAACCTTGCCGCTTATTCGTCACAGACGGCAGCACCAAGACAAGATACTTGATCGACACCGGGTCAGACGTCTGCGATTTTCCTCGAACTCTGGTTCACGGCCGACGGCTAGTCAGCGCGGGAGAACTATTTGCAGCAAACGGTTCCGCTATACGAACCTACGGCGATCTGACGATAAGACCCGACCTTGGTTTACGCTGAGACTTCCTGTGGCGATTCATCGTGGCAGATGTAACTACACCAATAATCGGTTCCGATTTCCTAGCACATTTTCACCTCTTGCCAGACGTACGAAGAGGCCAACTAGTGGACGCAAAAACGGGACTACGAACAAACGGAGCGACAAGAGGAACAAACCTACCCTCGGTCAAGTCCATAATTGGAAGCACTCCGTACCACCTACTTTTGTCACAGTTCCCGAAGATCACGCAGAGCTCGGGTACTTACCAAAAGAAGCAGCCACACTCTACCGTGCATTACATCAAAACCACGGCTGGACCACCAGAAGCAAGCCGGACGAAGGTCAGCGCCTGAAAAACTAAAGGCAGCAAAAGCGGAATTTAATCTACTTCTAGAAGAAGGGATTATACAACCTTCTAAAAGCCCATGGGCCGCGCCACTTCACATGGCTCCGAAGAAAGGAAACACTTAGAGACCATGCGGAGACTACAGAAAACTGAACGCAAGAACGGTACCAGATCAATACCCGATTCCGCACATAGAGGATTTCACGCAAGGCCTCGAAGGAAAAACACTGTTCTCCACGCTAGACTTGGTCCGAGCGTACAATCAAATTCCAGTGCACCCGGAGGACATACCCAAGACGGCGATCACGACGCCTTTCGGGTTATTCGAGTTTCGGTACATGCCTTTCGGGTTACGCAACGCCGCACAGACATTCCAGAGGTTCATCAATGAGGTACTGCACGGCCTAGATTTCTGTTACGCCTACATCGACGACATCCTCGTCGCCTCCAGCAATGAGGAGGAGCACAAAAAACATTTAGAGGAGCTATTTCGTCGCCTCGATGCATACGGCATTCAAATAAACCCGGCCAAGTGCACTTCTGGAGCCACAGAGGTCAAGTTTTTGGGATATATGGTGTCCGCAGAGGGCACGCAACCATTGCCAGAGAAAGTCCAAGCAATCAAGGACTACAAAAGACCTGAGAACATCAAGCAGATGAGGCAATTCTTAGGCACCTTAAACTTCTACAGAAGGTTTATCCCAGGAGCAGCAAACGACCAGGCAAAAGTGCACGACGTACTGCAAGGACCAAAACAAAAAGGGAAAACTCCGATAGAATGGACCCCTCAGCTGGAACAAGCGTTTCAACTTTGCAAAGATAGTTTAGCAAAGGCAACGCTATTGGCCCAACCGAAAGCAGAAGCAACAATCACATTAACCATCGATGCCTTAGACACAGCATTAGGAGCGGTGATGCACCAGGAAATCGGCAACCAGCAACCGTTAGCATTCATGAGCAAGAAACTCAACCAAGCTCAAGTGAAATACAGTCCGTACGACAGGGAACTTTTGGCAATCTACGCAGCGGTGAAGTACTTTCGGCACGTGTTGGAAGGCCGGAAGTTCACCATCTTCACGGATCACAAACCGCTGGTATACGCATTCCAGCAAGATTCATTGCGCAGTTCCCCACGGCAGGCGCGACACTTGGATTTCATCGGTCAATTTTCAACAGACATCCGACACGTGGCCGACAAGGACAACGTAATCGCTGACGCATTACCTCGAGTAGAGGCTATACAGAAAGCGCCTGACTTCGAGGAAATGGCAAAATCACAGAAAGAAGATCCCGAACTCCAACAGTTGCTAGACGACAGCATACAGTCGTCActcaaattaacaaaaattccGATACCCGGGACTGAAATCAAACTGTATTGCGACACATCAACACAGACAGCGCGTCCCTACGAAACGGAACCATTTAGAAAGCAAGTATTCCAAGCACTGCATGGACTATCGCACCCCGGCATTAGAGCAACGGAGAGATTGGTCAGACAGAAATACATATGGCCTAACATCCAACGGGACTGCCGAGCGTGGGCACGTACATGTCTGCAATGCCAAAAAGCCAAGGTACACAGACACACAGTCACGCCAACGGGGAATTTTCTAGGGCCAACGAAAAGATTTCAGCACATACACATGGACTTGGTCGGATCCATGCCAACATCGCTTGGATACAAGTATTGCTTGACAATCATAGACCGCTTCACGAGATGGCCGGAAGCAATTCCTGTTCCCGACATTACGGCCGAAACAGTAGCCAGACAGCTTTTCACAAATTGGATAGCAAGATTCG
The DNA window shown above is from Solenopsis invicta isolate M01_SB chromosome 10, UNIL_Sinv_3.0, whole genome shotgun sequence and carries:
- the LOC105203924 gene encoding uncharacterized protein LOC105203924; translation: MTEAHGSDTNATEERPHIHRVALKIPPFWADEPELWFAQLEGQFMLGGITQDSTKYAYVLSHIETKHAKEIKDLITKPPAENKYENLKKALIQRLSISQEQQIRQLLEHEEVGDRRPSQFLRHLQALANSAIPDQLLRTLWMGRLPSQLQAILATRTADDLEAVTEQADRIHEVANRATGVASLQSATPTLEQ